A region from the Cuculus canorus isolate bCucCan1 chromosome 14, bCucCan1.pri, whole genome shotgun sequence genome encodes:
- the LOC104054836 gene encoding histidine--tRNA ligase, cytoplasmic: MLRAALAAGRLLLARPRGPLNRQTARASAGGRVLKTPKGTRDQSPAGTALRDRLLAAVVACFKRHGAAAIDTPVLELRETLLGKYGEEGRLIYELKDQGGELLALRYDLTVPFARYLAMNKITNMKRYHVAKVYRRDNPATSRGRYREFYQCDFDIAGEFDSMIPDAECLKIVHEVLSDLQLGDFLIKVNDRRILNGVFAICGIPESKFLPTCSTVDKLDKVPWEEVRTEMIRERGLTPEAADRIGEYVRLHGGLDLIERLLQDPKLSQNKLAKEGLGDLKLLFEYLALFGIAEKISFDLSLARGLDYYTGVIFEAVLLQPENDHMEEPVGVGSVAGGGRYDGLVGMFDPKGRKVPCVGVSIGIERIFSILEQRVEASKEKIRPTETQVLVATPQKNLVAARLKLISELWDAGIKAEMLYKRDPKLLKQLQYCEDTGIPLAAIVGEQELKDGVVKLRDVTTREEVDIPREKLVEEIQRRLEL, encoded by the exons ATGCTCCGTGCTGCTCTCGCCGCTGGGCGCCTGCTGCTCGCTCGGCCCCGCGGCCCGCTGAACCGGCAGACGGCGAGGGCCTCGGCGGGCGGGCGGGTGCTGAAGACGCCGAAG GGAACCCGCGACCAAAGCCCGGCCGGCACCGCGCTCCGGGACCGCCTGCTCGCCGCCGTGGTGGCTTGCTTCAAGCGGCACGGGGCGGCCGCCATCGACACCCCCGTGCTGGAGCTGCGG GAGACGCTGCTGGGGAAgtatggagaggaggggaggttAATCTATGAGCTGAAGGACCAGGGTGgggagctgctggctctgcGCTACGACCTCACT GTGCCCTTCGCTCGCTACCTGGCCATGAACAAGATCACCAACATGAAGCGCTACCACGTTGCTAAGGTCTACAGGCGGGATAATCCAGCTACCAGCCGAGGCCGCTACCGGGAGTTCTACCAGTGC GATTTTGACATCGCTGGGGAGTTCGACTCAATGATTCCCGATGCCGAGTGCCTGAAGATTGTGCATGAGGTCTTGAGTGACCTGCAGCTCGGGGACTTTCTCATTAAG GTCAATGACCGACGGATTCTGAACGGCGTCTTTGCCATCTGCGGCATCCCAGAGAGCAAATTCCTGCCTACCTGCTCCACTGTGGACAAGCTGGACAAG GTGCCATGGGAAGAAGTGCGAACTGAGATGATAAGAGAGAGGGGGCTCACGCCCGAGGCTGCAGATCGCATTGGGGAGTATGTTCGGCTTCACG GTGGGCTGGACCTGATTGAGCGGCTTCTCCAGGACCCCAAGCTATCCCAGAACAAGCTGGCCAaggaggggctgggggaccTAAAGCTGCTGTTTGAGTACTTGGCACTGTTTGGCATCGCAGAGAAG ATCTCCTTCGACCTGAGCCTGGCGCGGGGTCTGGACTATTACACGGGGGTGATCTttgaggctgtgctgctgcagccggAGAACGACCACATGGAGGAGCCCGTGGGCGTTGGGAGCGTGGCTGGAGGTGGCCGCTATGATGGGCTGGTGGGAATGTTTGATCCCAAGGGCCGGAAGGTGCCTTGCGTGGGGGTCAGCATTGGCATTGAGCGGatcttctccatcctggagcAGAGAGTCGAG GCATCCAAGGAGAAGATTCGACCGACTGAGACCCAAGTGCTGGTGGCTACACCTCAGAAGAACTTAGTGGCTGCGAGACTGAAGCTCATCTCTGagctgtgggatgcagggatcAAG GCGGAGATGCTGTACAAGAGGGACCCCAAGCTGCTGAAGCAGCTCCAGTACTGTGAGGACACGGGGATCCCCCTCGCGGCCATTGTGGGAGAGCAGGAGCTCAAGGACGGAGTCGTCAAACTGCGGGATGTGACCACAAGAGAGGAG GTTGATATCCCAAGGGAAAAGCTTGTTGAGGAGATCCAAAGACGGCTGGAACTGTAG
- the ZMAT2 gene encoding zinc finger matrin-type protein 2: MASGSGTKNLDFRRKWDKDEYEKLAEKRLTEEREKKDGKPAQPVKRELLRHRDYKVDLESKLGKTIVITKTTPQSEMGGYYCNVCDCVVKDSINFLDHINGKKHQRNLGMSMRVERSTLDQVKKRFEVNKKKMEEKQKDYDFEERMKELREEEEKAKAYKKEKQREKKRRAEEDLTFEEDDEMAAVMGFSGFGSTKKNH, encoded by the exons ATGGCGTCGGGCAGCGGG ACGAAGAACCTGGACTTCCGCCGGAAGTGGGACAAGGATGAGTATGAGAAGCTCGCAGAGAAGCGGCTcacagaagagagggagaagaaagatg gCAAACCAGCTCAGCCCGTCAAGCGGGAGCTCCTGCGGCACCGTGACTACAAAGTGGACCTGGAGTCGAAGCTGGGGAAGACCATCGTCATCACCAAAACAACCCCACAGTCAGAGATGGGAGG GTACTACTGCAACGTGTGCGACTGTGTGGTGAAAGACTCCATCAACTTCTTGGATCACATCAACGGCAAAAAAC ACCAGAGAAATCTGGGCATGTCCATGCGGGTGGAGCGTTCCACACTGGACCAGGTGAAGAAACGTTTTGAGGTGAacaagaagaagatggaggagaagcagaaggacTATGACTTTGAGGAGAGGATGAAGGAGCTCCGCGAGGAG gaggagaaggccAAAGCCTAtaagaaggagaagcagagagagaagaaaaggcgGGCGGAGGAGGATCTGACGTTTGAAGAGGATGATGAGATGGCAGCTGTGATGGGTTTCTCTGGTTTCGGCTCAACCAAAAAGAACCACTGA